Proteins encoded together in one Mycobacterium simiae window:
- a CDS encoding acyl-CoA dehydrogenase, translating to MPIAINPEHQELADSVRSLVARVAPSEVLHAAMETPIENPPPYWQAAAEQGLPGVHLPESVGGQGFGLLELAIVLAEFGYGAVPGPFVPSAIASALIAAHDPNAKVLAELASGAAIGAYALDSGLTATRKGDVLVIRGEVRAVPAAAQASVLVLPVAIDSGDEWVVLDADQVEIEPVQSLDPLRPIAHVRAEALEVGDDVLLSSLTMTTAYALMSTLLSAEAIGVARWATDTAAEYAKIREQFGRPIGQFQAIKHKCAEMIADTERATAAVWDAARSLDEASQNDWDVVASGVEFAAAVAATLAPAAAQRCTQDCIQVHGGIGFTWEHDTNVYYRRALMLSACFGRRSDYPQKVVNTATTTGMRQVDIDLDPQTEQLRDDIRQEVAALKAMEREARTVALAEGGWVLPYLPKPWGRASSPVEQIIIAQEFASGRVKRPQVGIAAWIIPSIVAFGTEEQKQRFLPSTFRGEMIWCQLFSEPGAGSDLAGLSTKATRADGGWRITGQKIWTTAAQYSQWGALLARTDPNAPKHNGITYFLLDMKSAGVTVKPLRELTGNAMFNTVYIDDVFVPDDCVLGEVNRGWEVSRNTLTAERVSIGSSDANFLATLPQFVEFVRDGHFDPVAQNRAGQLIAEGHAAKVLNLRSTLLTLAGADAMPSAAISKLLSMRTGQGYAEFAVSSFGTDAAIGDPDELPGKWGQYLLASRATTIYGGTSEVQLNIIAERLLGLPRDP from the coding sequence ATGCCGATCGCGATAAATCCTGAGCATCAAGAGCTGGCCGACTCGGTGCGATCTCTAGTGGCGCGCGTTGCGCCGTCAGAGGTGCTGCACGCGGCAATGGAGACCCCGATCGAGAATCCGCCGCCGTACTGGCAGGCGGCCGCCGAACAAGGCTTGCCGGGCGTTCACCTGCCCGAGTCGGTGGGCGGCCAGGGTTTCGGCCTGCTCGAACTGGCCATCGTGCTGGCCGAGTTCGGCTACGGCGCCGTCCCAGGTCCGTTCGTCCCGTCGGCGATCGCTAGCGCGCTGATCGCCGCGCACGACCCGAACGCCAAGGTGCTGGCCGAGCTGGCGTCCGGCGCGGCCATTGGCGCCTATGCGTTGGATTCCGGCCTGACCGCCACCCGCAAAGGTGACGTGCTGGTCATCCGCGGCGAGGTACGTGCCGTGCCGGCCGCGGCGCAGGCATCGGTGCTGGTGCTCCCCGTCGCGATCGACAGCGGTGACGAATGGGTGGTGCTGGACGCCGATCAGGTTGAGATTGAGCCGGTGCAAAGTCTCGACCCGCTGCGCCCGATCGCGCACGTGCGCGCCGAGGCGCTCGAAGTGGGCGACGACGTGCTGCTGAGCAGCCTGACCATGACCACCGCATACGCGCTGATGTCCACGCTGCTCTCGGCCGAGGCGATCGGGGTGGCGCGCTGGGCGACCGATACCGCCGCCGAGTACGCCAAGATCCGCGAGCAGTTTGGCCGGCCGATCGGCCAGTTCCAAGCCATCAAGCACAAGTGCGCCGAGATGATCGCCGACACCGAGCGGGCCACCGCGGCGGTGTGGGACGCGGCGCGGTCGCTCGACGAGGCCAGCCAAAACGACTGGGACGTGGTCGCATCCGGGGTGGAGTTCGCCGCGGCGGTAGCCGCGACGCTGGCGCCGGCGGCCGCGCAGCGGTGCACCCAGGACTGCATTCAGGTCCACGGCGGCATCGGCTTCACCTGGGAACACGACACCAACGTCTACTACCGCCGCGCGCTGATGCTGAGCGCCTGCTTCGGCCGCCGCTCGGACTACCCCCAGAAGGTGGTCAACACGGCGACGACCACCGGGATGCGGCAGGTAGACATCGACCTAGACCCGCAGACCGAGCAGCTGCGCGACGACATCCGCCAGGAAGTCGCCGCGCTCAAGGCCATGGAGCGCGAAGCACGGACGGTGGCGCTCGCCGAGGGCGGCTGGGTGCTGCCGTATCTACCCAAGCCGTGGGGCCGGGCGTCCAGCCCCGTCGAGCAGATCATCATCGCGCAGGAATTCGCCAGCGGCCGAGTCAAGCGGCCCCAGGTCGGCATCGCCGCATGGATCATTCCGTCGATCGTTGCGTTCGGCACCGAGGAGCAAAAGCAGCGGTTCCTGCCGTCAACCTTCCGCGGCGAAATGATTTGGTGCCAGCTGTTTTCCGAGCCGGGCGCCGGATCGGACCTGGCCGGACTCAGCACGAAGGCAACTCGCGCCGACGGCGGCTGGCGCATCACCGGCCAAAAGATCTGGACCACCGCCGCGCAGTACTCGCAGTGGGGTGCGCTGCTGGCCCGCACCGACCCGAACGCCCCGAAGCACAACGGCATCACCTACTTCCTGCTGGACATGAAGAGTGCGGGGGTCACAGTCAAGCCGCTGCGTGAGCTCACCGGCAACGCGATGTTCAACACCGTCTACATCGACGACGTATTCGTACCGGACGACTGTGTGCTCGGCGAGGTGAACCGGGGCTGGGAGGTCAGCCGCAACACGTTGACCGCCGAACGGGTCTCGATCGGCAGCAGCGACGCGAATTTTCTTGCGACCCTCCCCCAGTTCGTCGAATTCGTTCGCGACGGTCATTTCGATCCGGTGGCGCAGAATCGGGCGGGGCAGCTGATCGCCGAGGGCCACGCGGCGAAGGTGCTCAATCTGCGGTCGACGCTGCTCACGCTGGCCGGCGCTGACGCCATGCCGTCCGCGGCGATCTCCAAGCTGTTGTCCATGCGCACCGGCCAGGGCTATGCGGAGTTCGCGGTCTCCTCGTTCGGCACCGACGCCGCGATCGGCGATCCCGACGAACTACCCGGCAAGTGGGGCCAGTACCTGCTGGCCAGCCGGGCCACCACCATCTATGGCGGGACATCGGAAGTGCAACTGAACATCATTGCCGAGCGACTCCTGGGCCTGCCCCGCGACCCGTAA
- a CDS encoding TetR/AcrR family transcriptional regulator: MTADANSRPAEFPTHRGRRTQAAIDAAARTVVARKGILATTIADIAAEAGRSAASFYNYYDSKEAMVRQWALRFRDEANERARSVTGHGLSNRQRAHEAASAHWHTYRNRLAEVISVSQLAMVNNDFAQYWAEICEIPTSFIAETVRRAQRKGYCAGDDPRLIAEAIVAMFNQFCYVQLSRPDADDLDDQACIRTLANIYYRAIYTKEGR, translated from the coding sequence ATCACGGCGGATGCCAACAGTCGACCGGCCGAGTTCCCGACCCACCGGGGCCGGCGGACCCAGGCGGCGATCGATGCCGCCGCGCGAACCGTGGTCGCACGCAAAGGGATTCTCGCCACCACCATCGCGGACATCGCCGCGGAGGCGGGCCGTTCGGCGGCCTCCTTCTACAACTACTACGACTCCAAAGAGGCGATGGTCCGCCAATGGGCGCTGCGTTTTCGGGACGAGGCCAACGAGCGCGCGCGTTCGGTCACCGGACACGGACTGTCCAACCGGCAGCGCGCCCACGAGGCGGCCAGCGCGCACTGGCACACCTACCGCAACCGGCTCGCCGAAGTGATCAGCGTGTCCCAGCTGGCCATGGTCAACAATGATTTCGCCCAGTATTGGGCGGAAATATGCGAAATCCCAACCTCTTTCATCGCCGAGACGGTCCGGCGGGCGCAACGCAAGGGTTACTGTGCGGGCGACGATCCGCGACTGATCGCCGAGGCGATCGTGGCGATGTTCAACCAGTTTTGCTACGTCCAACTCAGCCGGCCCGATGCCGACGATCTGGACGACCAGGCGTGCATCCGGACTCTCGCCAACATCTACTACCGGGCGATCTATACGAAGGAAGGTCGCTGA
- a CDS encoding 2-hydroxyacid dehydrogenase: protein MDQQAVALRVLAHFVPGNKVLEFLAGEADWLDIRWCAADDDATFYRELPEAEVIWHVLRPLSDGDLRRGDRLRLVHKLGAGVNTIDVDAAIELGIAVANMPGANAPSVAEGTVLLMLAALRRLPALDRATRQGRGWPLDPELGETVRDIGGCTVGLVGYGNIAKRVGEIVASMGATVVHTSTRDDGQPGWLPLRELLAVSDIVSLHLPLTEKTHHLLDEDSIAVMKPGAVLVNTSRGAIINETALVAALRDGRLAAAGLDVFEDEPVAPDNPLFELDNAVLTPHVTWYTADTMRRYLIEAVQNCRRLRDGEPLAHLVTPVVSQPTSY from the coding sequence GTGGATCAGCAAGCGGTGGCGTTGAGAGTTCTCGCGCATTTCGTACCCGGCAACAAAGTTCTCGAATTTCTTGCAGGCGAAGCAGATTGGCTCGACATCCGGTGGTGTGCCGCCGACGATGACGCCACCTTCTACCGCGAGCTGCCCGAGGCGGAGGTCATCTGGCATGTACTACGACCGTTGTCAGACGGCGATTTACGACGCGGTGACCGACTGCGGCTAGTCCACAAACTCGGCGCCGGGGTAAACACCATCGACGTCGACGCCGCAATCGAGCTCGGCATCGCGGTCGCCAACATGCCCGGCGCCAACGCGCCCTCGGTGGCCGAGGGCACGGTGCTGCTGATGCTCGCGGCATTGCGCCGATTGCCGGCCCTGGACCGAGCCACCCGGCAAGGCCGCGGCTGGCCACTCGATCCAGAACTCGGCGAGACCGTTCGCGACATCGGCGGCTGCACCGTCGGACTGGTCGGCTACGGCAACATCGCCAAACGGGTCGGTGAGATCGTCGCGTCGATGGGGGCCACCGTGGTGCACACCAGCACCCGCGACGACGGTCAGCCCGGCTGGCTGCCGCTGCGCGAATTGCTCGCCGTCAGCGACATCGTCTCGCTGCACCTGCCGTTGACGGAAAAGACACATCACCTGCTCGACGAGGATTCGATCGCGGTGATGAAACCCGGGGCGGTACTGGTCAACACCTCCCGGGGGGCGATCATCAACGAAACGGCCCTCGTCGCCGCGTTGCGGGACGGGCGGCTGGCCGCCGCAGGCCTCGACGTGTTCGAGGACGAGCCGGTGGCGCCGGACAACCCGCTGTTCGAGCTGGACAACGCGGTGCTGACCCCGCACGTCACCTGGTACACGGCCGACACGATGCGCCGCTACTTGATCGAGGCGGTCCAGAACTGCCGCCGCCTGCGCGACGGCGAGCCCTTGGCACACCTGGTGACCCCCGTGGTCAGTCAACCGACCAGTTATTAG
- a CDS encoding alpha/beta hydrolase encodes MRAGGNAGVIREFVGLPSPTAGRAGAGGHPCQGLYHRGVGRKPKVAMIATHYQIDFSEHYLADYMAIRGVGFLGWNTRFRGFETNFLLDHALVDIGVGVRWLREVQGVDTVVLLGNSGGGSLMSAYQSQAVDPNVTPLPGMRPAAGLTELPPADGYVATAAHPGRPEVLTAWMDAAVIDENDPVASDPALDLFNEVNGPPYPAEFIARYRSAQLARNHAITDWVETELKRVRAAGFSDRPFSVMRTWADPRMVDPSIEPSTRTPNLCYAGVPAKANRSAQGIAAACTLRSWLSMWSLRVAQTRAEPHLNRITCPALVINAEADTGVFPSDAQRIYDALAGTDKSQTSIDTDHYFATPGARTEQADTIARWISKRWR; translated from the coding sequence ATGCGCGCCGGCGGCAACGCAGGAGTCATCCGCGAATTCGTCGGCCTGCCGTCGCCCACCGCTGGGCGCGCCGGCGCGGGTGGACATCCGTGCCAAGGCTTGTACCACCGCGGGGTGGGACGCAAGCCGAAGGTCGCCATGATCGCCACGCACTACCAAATCGATTTCTCCGAGCACTATCTCGCCGATTACATGGCCATCCGCGGCGTCGGATTCCTGGGCTGGAACACCAGATTTCGCGGCTTCGAGACGAATTTTCTGCTCGACCACGCACTGGTCGACATCGGTGTCGGGGTGCGCTGGCTGCGGGAGGTCCAGGGCGTGGATACCGTCGTGCTACTGGGGAATTCAGGCGGTGGATCATTGATGTCCGCTTACCAGTCGCAGGCGGTCGACCCGAATGTGACTCCGCTGCCGGGCATGCGGCCGGCGGCCGGGCTGACCGAGTTGCCGCCCGCGGATGGCTACGTGGCCACCGCCGCTCATCCGGGCCGGCCGGAGGTGCTGACCGCCTGGATGGACGCGGCCGTCATCGACGAGAACGATCCGGTTGCCAGCGATCCGGCCCTCGATTTGTTCAACGAGGTCAACGGCCCGCCGTACCCGGCGGAGTTCATCGCCCGCTACCGTTCGGCACAGCTCGCGCGTAACCACGCCATTACCGACTGGGTCGAGACGGAACTCAAACGTGTTCGCGCCGCCGGGTTTTCGGATCGCCCCTTCTCCGTGATGCGAACCTGGGCAGATCCCCGCATGGTCGATCCCAGCATCGAGCCCAGCACGCGGACGCCTAACCTTTGCTACGCGGGCGTGCCCGCAAAGGCCAACCGATCCGCGCAGGGCATCGCGGCGGCCTGCACGCTGCGCAGCTGGCTGAGCATGTGGAGCCTGCGGGTGGCGCAAACTCGGGCCGAACCACATCTGAATCGCATCACATGTCCCGCACTGGTCATCAACGCCGAGGCGGACACCGGGGTGTTTCCGTCTGACGCCCAACGCATCTACGACGCGCTCGCCGGTACCGACAAATCACAGACGTCGATCGACACCGACCACTACTTCGCCACCCCCGGCGCGCGTACCGAGCAAGCGGATACCATCGCCAGGTGGATCAGCAAGCGGTGGCGTTGA